The genomic window TCAGCGCCAGACCCATTATTAGTAATGCTGTTAGATCTAAACGATAATCAGTGTCTGTTATCTGTTTAAATAATACTACTAGGGCTATTGTGACAAAGAAAAGAGCAGTTGCATCGGGTTTGGCAAAGTGGCACCAGAGAAGAATCGTGGAGCATCCGGTAATACTTATCAGCGCGGCTGGATACCATTTCCATCCGAATCCGAGTATTACCATTGATAACAAGATCAATGCAATGGACATACTCAGTTCAAACAGCTGACCTAGAATAAGCTGATCTACTCTGTCATCTGCAAGTGAAGATGGCAGCAACAACAGTATTTCCGAAGTCATTGGAAAGGCAGAACACCTTGTTTCATCAAGAAAGCTCATCTGACCGTCATTCAACCATCTATCAGGCTGAACCAGATAGGTGACCTGGGTATCGTTGAAGTCCATTTCCGGACGTCCTGCCAGCATCAGGTTTGTAATCAGAATGTATCCTGCCAGCAGGATAGGGAGGAAAATAGCGGGATGTTTCAAGTGAAAACGGAAACCGGAAAAGTACTTCTTCAATCGTACATATACTAAAACCAGCCCGGTCAATGCTCCGAGTATAATGAAGATTGGTATAATTCTTCTGGTGAGCAGATGAAACAGTGACATCAATACTATTGTTCCCATATAAAAAAGCATTCCGGGAATGACTGAAGGCATCAGACTGAAGTACTTCTTAATCAATTTAATTCGTAATATCAGTGTACCTGTGCCATAGAATGCAAGCCAGATAATTGCAATACGGAGAAGCGACCATGCAAGCGAGCTGATGTTAAGCCAGTCAGTCAGGGGTGTACCGCCCATTCATTGCTCCCGACTGATAATTGGAAAACTGAAATCGTACTGCAGAGATTCATATGTTATCGGCAACCTTGTAATATCGGTATCCTGTTGCTCAAAGGAAATAGTGTATTTAGCGCCAAATTCATCTGTTGCCGTTATTGAATAAATTCCCGGATTAAGCTTTGCGACCATGCTTGCCCCGGACTGAAGGGTCAAGTTATCTAGGAAGATCCCATCCAAACCATTCTGTGGTATTATTTGCAGTTCCGTAATTTCTGCCGTTGGCAGACAGTTTTCTATCAGAAGCGACCCGCTGCCGCATCCTGTTATTCCAATAGGTGGTTCAGGATTGATTACCATACTGTTAACTATTGACACCATGCAGTTGTCAGTCGGCACGGTGATATTATCTGTACTATATGTTCTACCGATCTGATCTACAGCATTGATCGAATAGATGCCTTCATCAAGCCAGATAATGATACTGGTTCCAGGGAATATTCTGAAGTCATCTATTACGATGTTTTCATTAAGCTGCTCTGAAGAGAGTATCAGGGTATCAAGCGCAAATCCGTAAAGTGAATTGGTCAGATTCAGTACGTAATGTCCGTAATCAACATTTGGTCTTCCGAAAGTAATGTATTCCAGATCGATCGTAATTGTATCGGGCGCGTTTTTCTGACAATTTTCAGCGATACCGTAGGAGTTACGCAATTCATCGAACGCGAGGATATTGCATTTTCCCGACGGCAGAGATAATGTGATACTTGAATCCGGCTGTAGACTTGAGATCAGTCGATTGTCACCTTTATCAGATTGGCCAGAACCCCAAATATACAGGCTGATAATCTCTACTTCTCTAACTTCATTAATCAATACAAAATCGTGCAGGCATGATCGATTTGGAACAGAAACAGAAAGAAGTGTCAGGATCATAGAAACGTACTTGTAGATACTGAACTCCTTCCGGGAATATCATCTTTGAGTGAATATTCAAACTACATTACGATATCGCAAGTGACCTTCTGTGAAGTCCAAAAATGATAGAGAAGCATCGTTAGTAAGGTCTGGATTCAAGTTCGAACAGAATATAGCTATCAACAGTTAATAGTGGAGAGAGTTTGAAGGAGACAAATTTCCTCCATTGTTCCAGTTCATTTGCTGACAGTTCAGGAGTGATGTTTATTGAGGTAATAAACATATCCATGGCTAAATGAGTTATTCCTCTACCTCTGAGTGTACTTGCAATCTCTTCGGAATCCATTCCGGACCACAGCATTTTCATCAATTCAAAAGGCACCACATTATGATCGAAAATTGCATAACCGGGAAAATAGAATGGTCGGTTCATATTAACCATAAGTGTGGTATCACTTTCAGATATGTAACGATCACATTCCTGAAAAAAGTCATAATAGAGCGCGTTTTCAAGAAGGGATGTTCTATCTTCCTGAAATTCCCAGGGTCTTTCATGTTCGTAAAGATTTTTTATCATATTTGCTGACCAGATTGCGCATATTACGATAAGAACAGCTGTAGCAGCTCTTAAGATTTTCTTTCTGTTCATTAGAAGGCTTTCAAAAGTTTCGGAAACCGGAATGGAAAGCATTACAAGACCTGGAAGAAGATATCTAACCCTGACAGATGCTCCATTTGCGATCAGTGCGATAATCAGGTAAAGAAACGGCAGGAGGAATTTTCTCCTTCTGTCCCTTAAAATCGGGATTGCCAGAATCGTACCCGCCAGTAATAACGGTCCGCTTGCTCCATCAAACAGGGCAGGATTGTTCCATTCACCGTGAAGCGATATCCTCACTGGAAGAAGGAGATAATCCATAATCCCGTTGAGAGATGTGCTGACGGTATTCATGGCATAATACTCTGCCGCTCTGGTACTTATGGTAATATTCGAATTGAAGATATTTTGAAAGAGCGGATATACAGGATTACCCCATTGAAGGATATTTGGAATTGCCCACCATGCCGTGGTGAAGAAAGCGGCACCCAGAGAATAAAGAACCATTTTTCTGGTCATATTTCTGAAGAAAAACGGAAGAAGTATACAGACGGATACAAGCACAATGAAACCGTTGTACTTACAGCAGCTTGCACCTCCGGCCCATATTACCGCAAGAACGGGATTGCCTTTATTTCTGATGAGCTCCACATAGGCAAGCAAAGAAAAGAAAATAAGGAACGAGTCTGAATAGCTCCATGTTGCGTTTCTGACAAGCTCGGGGATACTCATGAGTATTATCAGAGAGAGAATCGCAGTTTTCTTTTTTCCTTCTCGCAGAAAGTAACCTGCAGATACGGAGCAGGCAGCAAGAAATCCAAGCAGACTTACTACTCTTGAGACTCTGAATCCGAATGTTCCTCCAGCAATCGAATAGAAAGATTCAACCAGATATGGATAGCTGAAAATACCGGACCACTCCGGTCTGACAATTCTTCCAGCTTCAAGCCAGAGCCTGGCTTGATAAAGATGGTGAATCATGGCATCTCTGGAAATCGGCGGGAGTAGTATAAGTGGGAAGAGTATCAATCCGCAGAGTGCAATCATGTAACCGCCGCCTGGCATGCTGAACCGTCCGGGGCGAACCCATAGAAGAGTTCCGACTGCAAGGATTGTCCATAACAGGGCAGGTTGCAGAAACCCTGACCATCCGGCAGCCGATACAAGGAAAAACATCAGCAAACTTCCTGCGCCGAATCTCCGGGACCACGATTCCGAGTGAGGAAGCGCCAGTACTCCCCATCCGCTGATCGCAATTGCCGCTATCGAAAAGAAAATTAATGACATGTGAATTCAACTCCCGGGTGAAACAGTAAACTTAACCATATTTCCAGAGAGTACTTCATAAGGTGCCAGGAATCATAGGTTTCCATCGGACAGCGCTTGAGAATATTTTCAAGATACTGTAACACAATTTAACTTATCATAGTCGGCTTTTATTTCCTTGGAAAGTGGGAGCAGTGAATATCCGACAAAACTGTTCCACTTGCCTGAACTACCCGGGATTTCTATTATTAAGATGTTTACATATTCCAGAATATTGGTTTTCATATTCTGTGAAGGAAATTGTATTTCAACATTGAAGCCGACAGGGAGTAAAAAGGATGAAAATTCTTCTTGATATAGGTCATCCGGCACATGTGCATCTTTTTCGAAACTCCCGCAGAATATTAATGGAACGGGGACACGATGTATTTGCCATAGCTCGGGATAAGGAGATCGTGCATTATCTCCTCAAGGCATATCGGATAGAATTCTATAAGGGTTCGATACAGAAAACCGGCTGCAGGGCACCTCTGGAACTCATCGAATGGTTCTGGAAAGTCTATAGCTTAATCGGGAAACTTCAAATCGATCTTGTTGTAAGTATCGGTTCGCCGGGTGGAGCATGGGCGGCAAAATTCAGAGGAATTCCACATCTTGCATTCAACGACACTGAAAATGCAACAAAGCAAAGGGTAATCTATAAACCTGCCGTGACTGAAATATTCACGCCGAATTGTTTCAATGTAGAACTTGGAGCAAAACAGGTTAGATATAAAGGTTATCACGAGCTCGCCTATCTTCGTCCCGGGTATTTTTCTCCTGACCAGTCAATTCTTGACATGTTAGGTATTCAGAATAATGAGAAATTTGTGATAATTCGA from Candidatus Aegiribacteria sp. includes these protein-coding regions:
- a CDS encoding DUF354 domain-containing protein, coding for MKILLDIGHPAHVHLFRNSRRILMERGHDVFAIARDKEIVHYLLKAYRIEFYKGSIQKTGCRAPLELIEWFWKVYSLIGKLQIDLVVSIGSPGGAWAAKFRGIPHLAFNDTENATKQRVIYKPAVTEIFTPNCFNVELGAKQVRYKGYHELAYLRPGYFSPDQSILDMLGIQNNEKFVIIRFVGWEASHDINHSGLSLQIKRKAVQEFSKYAKVFITSEKKMPEDLEKYRITIPPERIHDAQYYAALLYGESATMASECAVLGTPAIYLDNDGRGYTDEQEEKYGAVFNFTESPEDQERSIEKGIELLQMSNINEIWEEKRKKLLEDTIDVTAFIVSEIEKYSESVK